A genome region from Rhodanobacter thiooxydans includes the following:
- a CDS encoding DUF6429 family protein codes for MIYDESKIDDTVLALLATFSFEGGRAWKGFDFDVMDRLHAQDFIENPASKNKSVWLTPQGLERGRKIAEKLFSSSPRNAD; via the coding sequence ATGATCTACGACGAGTCGAAAATCGACGACACTGTGCTTGCACTTCTTGCGACTTTCAGCTTCGAAGGTGGTAGAGCTTGGAAGGGGTTCGACTTCGACGTAATGGATCGCCTTCATGCTCAGGACTTCATCGAGAATCCCGCAAGCAAGAACAAGTCGGTCTGGCTCACACCGCAAGGCCTTGAGCGTGGCCGCAAAATTGCCGAAAAGCTTTTTTCGTCTAGCCCACGCAATGCCGACTAA
- a CDS encoding glucose 1-dehydrogenase encodes MVQARLTGKVAVVTGAARGIGAATAKRLAADGAKVVVNYGTSAKAAEKTVAEITAAGGKALAFQGDASDPAAVAKLFDAAEQTFGPVSILVNNAGVHELRPVEDADTPHFEKVFRANVLTTLLATAEFARRIGTNGGRVVNISSGGARAAVPGAGVYCASKAAVEGLTRAHALELGAKHVTVNAVAPGATATDMLQLLPEDVKKQMIASTTLGRLGTPEDIADVVAFLCSDDARWITGQFLDTNGGMRV; translated from the coding sequence ATGGTACAAGCACGATTGACAGGTAAAGTGGCAGTGGTGACGGGAGCGGCCCGTGGCATCGGGGCGGCGACGGCCAAGCGCCTCGCCGCCGACGGTGCAAAGGTGGTCGTGAACTATGGCACCAGCGCGAAGGCGGCCGAAAAGACTGTGGCTGAGATCACCGCGGCGGGCGGGAAAGCGCTCGCGTTTCAGGGCGACGCGAGCGATCCCGCTGCCGTGGCCAAATTGTTCGACGCGGCCGAGCAGACGTTCGGCCCGGTTTCGATTCTGGTGAACAATGCCGGCGTGCACGAGCTTCGTCCGGTTGAGGACGCGGACACGCCCCACTTCGAGAAGGTGTTCCGTGCCAACGTCCTGACCACCCTTCTGGCTACCGCCGAGTTCGCCCGCCGGATCGGGACAAACGGGGGGCGAGTGGTCAACATCTCGTCCGGCGGCGCCCGCGCCGCGGTGCCTGGGGCGGGCGTTTACTGCGCGTCCAAGGCGGCTGTCGAGGGGTTGACGCGCGCGCACGCACTGGAATTGGGAGCGAAGCACGTGACGGTCAATGCCGTCGCCCCCGGGGCGACCGCCACCGACATGCTTCAACTGCTGCCCGAGGATGTGAAGAAGCAGATGATCGCCAGCACCACCCTCGGTCGCCTGGGGACGCCGGAGGACATCGCCGACGTAGTCGCCTTTCTGTGTTCCGACGATGCCCGCTGGATCACCGGCCAGTTCCTCGACACCAACGGCGGGATGCGGGTTTGA
- a CDS encoding pyrimidine dimer DNA glycosylase/endonuclease V: MRTGTSSSADGCVATPSWPSRPKEGGSLFLLVQAGRLRRHSPPALGANHLRLWSSHPKYLDPQGLVALWQKGLLARAVLRGETRGYTRHPQLERFKAHPHPRLAINSYLAAVHAETAGRGYAFDRSKLGPVRTVQPISVSSGQLALEWLHLQHKLVVRSPSLLSRWAGVAVPARHPLFR, encoded by the coding sequence GTGCGCACGGGGACTTCCTCTTCTGCTGACGGTTGCGTCGCAACACCATCATGGCCCTCGAGGCCGAAAGAGGGAGGAAGTCTCTTTTTACTCGTTCAAGCCGGACGACTTCGCCGCCACTCACCTCCAGCGTTAGGCGCCAACCACCTGCGTCTATGGTCATCGCACCCGAAGTATCTGGACCCACAAGGGCTGGTTGCGCTATGGCAGAAGGGATTGCTCGCCAGGGCCGTGCTCCGCGGCGAGACCCGCGGCTACACCAGGCATCCGCAGCTGGAGCGCTTCAAGGCGCACCCCCATCCGCGCCTGGCGATCAATTCGTACCTGGCCGCGGTTCACGCCGAGACGGCTGGTCGCGGCTATGCGTTTGACCGGTCCAAGCTCGGCCCGGTGCGGACGGTTCAGCCAATCTCCGTCAGCTCCGGACAACTGGCCCTGGAATGGCTGCACTTGCAGCACAAGCTAGTCGTCCGCAGTCCGTCGCTGCTCTCGCGGTGGGCGGGGGTGGCCGTTCCTGCACGCCATCCGCTGTTCCGTTGA
- a CDS encoding GNAT family N-acetyltransferase produces the protein MTGQTATTWLQQERDIVVRPLAPGDAEPLYRAVRSSLESLSYWLPWCRHNYALADAIAWVEHGVACWAAGSEFPLGVFDAAGALIGGTGVNHVNRAHGVGNLGYWVCDAARNRGVATLAARAAARLGFDVLGLTRLEIVVLPHNAASRRVAEKLGALREVEARNRVLFHGRPERAVVYSLIPDDLADG, from the coding sequence ATGACCGGGCAGACCGCCACGACCTGGTTGCAGCAGGAACGCGACATCGTCGTACGGCCGTTGGCGCCGGGCGACGCGGAGCCGCTGTACCGGGCGGTACGCAGCTCGCTGGAGTCGTTGTCGTACTGGCTGCCCTGGTGCCGCCACAACTACGCGCTGGCGGATGCGATCGCCTGGGTCGAGCATGGCGTGGCGTGCTGGGCGGCCGGGTCGGAGTTTCCGCTCGGCGTGTTCGATGCGGCCGGTGCGCTGATCGGCGGCACCGGGGTGAACCACGTCAACCGCGCCCACGGCGTGGGCAATCTCGGCTACTGGGTGTGCGATGCCGCAAGGAATCGCGGCGTGGCCACGCTCGCCGCCCGCGCAGCCGCCCGGCTGGGCTTCGACGTACTCGGCCTGACGCGGCTGGAGATCGTGGTGCTGCCGCACAACGCCGCCAGCCGGCGGGTGGCGGAGAAGCTCGGTGCGCTGCGTGAGGTGGAGGCGCGCAACCGCGTGCTGTTCCATGGCCGACCCGAGCGCGCGGTGGTCTACTCGCTGATTCCCGACGATCTGGCCGATGGCTGA